The following is a genomic window from Saprospiraceae bacterium.
AATCAATCAGAGTAATTACCTGAGGAGGACAGGAATGGCGCAAATTCTGTTTGTCTTTTACTGTCCAAAGCCTGAAAACTACACCCGTGCCACATTGTGAGATGGAATCTGTATCTTTGTACCAAACTGAATCCACTGCACAGTTGTCAACATACTCGGGCCACCCTGTGATTTTTGTATCTTTATAATCTGCCTGACACTCCAGAGTAATATCTGCCGGACACTTTGTGATATACGGCGGCAACTTGTCTTGAACTTTTACTTCCACCATACATGTATTACTATTGCCATTTACATCTGTAACCCGCATCTCCACCATCACAGAAGTATTGACCTCAGCACAGCAAAACTCTACTATAGGTGTAAAGTCTACAGTCCCAAATCCACATGAGTCACTCATTTTACGCGCCTCAAACTTCAGGATACCACAATTGTCTGTACTACCATCATCAAATGTCTCAGCAAGGACTATAGCTTTGCCACCACCTGTGATAGAGGCTACTGTAAAAATATCGCACACAGCACTTGGTCTGTCATCATCCCTTACCAGGACTTTAAATGAGCACGTATCAGCGTTACCACATGAATCTGTGACGATCCATCTGATGGTATTTGATCCCAACGGAAGACCAGTAATAGTCCGGGTAAGCTGGTTGACGCCTACCTCTCCAAATTCAGCAAAAGGGACCTCATCAAACAAATGCTCCAATTTATAACTCATCGCCCCCGAACACTCTTTGGTTATCTTAGGCCTGGGTACTGTGTATGTAGAAGAACAGGTATAGTTATCTGTAGAAATAGTGTCATTTGGCGGACATTCCAATTGTGGCCCTTTGTTGTCCATCACCTTAATGATCTGATTGTGCACTATGACTGTACCAGTACACCAATCAACTACTTTGAAGGTCCTAAGAAGCTTATAAGACTTAGGGCAAATATCTATTTTGACATCAACAGGGCTAAATACCTGAACTTTACCACAAAAATCGCCCTCCGGCAACCCTGTAGTATCAACTGAAGGAATAGAATCTCCGAATACCTCACAAGATAAAGGAGGACGATTACCGGGAGTCCCATCATAATTTGGTGGAAAAACCAAAGCTGACAAACTATTTCTATATACATAAATTCTTTGGCAACATCTACTTATATTGCCGGCTGCATCTCTGGCTGTCCAACATCTGTCTATGACTTGCGCATATGTGTCAGTACAAGACTCTGTTACCAAGGTATCTTCGTATGTCAGATGTACCGTACTGCATGAATCCAAACCTAACACTCTAAAAGCTCTGTCACCCAAGGATGTAACCTGACTTGTAGCCGCAAAGGGGAAACTTACTTTTCCTCCTGATTGTCCGAAGATAAGGTGGACATCTTCAACAGTGCCAACTATGCCCCCTACAAGATCATATACCCTAACTCTCCAGATTCCACCTAACGGTTTGCCATTGAATAAAGATAAAGAACCTGCAGATTTTATTCTACCTGAAATGGCCGGTTGATTTGTATTGCTGCAAGAAATATCCCCTGCAGCCTGCTGATCAAAACTTGCACTCAAGTCCTTGCCAGAACATCCTGTCACCCTTAAAAAAAGTGGTACCACAATACCATCCGGAGAAACGATCTCTGCTGCTATATCAGATATTCTATCATGCTTTATATTAAGATACACATCCAGATCATTGATAGTACTTCCAGGTATATTTCCTACAGGAATGTCAATTACCTTCATTTCGGTATTCAGTGATTTATTGGCGATATTCGCAATAACGGGTATTTTTGATGGTAAGTTGGTTCCTGGCTCCAGACTTTCTGCGCAGGTGGCGTAGATGTCACCACACTGCAAGACAGGTCCTAATTTGTCCTGCACAAAGATCTCACCCCAGCAACTATTGCCATTGGGAGCTGTGATTCTGGTTTTCAGTGTTTGCCCTAGATTTGCCTTTGTCACTTTGTTACCGAGGTTTTGCCCGTTGAGACCCGTGATTTGCACTTTATATTTGTCATAACAACCATAATGATTTCCTTCCAGCAGCATATCAGGAGTGACTATCATTTCGCACTTGTCATCTAGAGATACCTGAACCAGGTCATTGCAAGCAAGTGATGTGTTATTTGATACAAATTCATAAAGAATTATCTGAAAATTACATGGTGTAGGTGTACTTACTGTCGGTTCGTATATCGCATAGCTCATATCTGAAGTTCCAACAGGAAAACTACTTCCAGAATTGAGTAGATTGAGTGGTGGTGTAGATGTATTGACAATACGATAATCATCAGGTGTTGCAGTACAAATAAAATAGAAGGAATTTGCACTGCTATTGAATTCATTAAAGCCAACACAACTTGAAATTACAGCTTCTAAGGGTGAAGCTTGGAAAGTTCTTCCTAACATAAATGCCGAAACACCTGGCTGGCTGCATATAATTTCCATAATATAAGTAGATCTTGCAGGAATTTTAATAGTGCTTGAAGGGACAATATCATGTGTTTCCAAACTGAGATCAGGAATGGTATATTGATCTGACCCATAAACTAGAGTCCCGTCCGTATTGGTAAATCGAATAGTGATTATCGGCCTGTTCACACTGCTATACACTCCAACTGTGATCTGATTTATTCTGATATCTGTATATTTACCATTATAAAATGTCCTTTTATAAGATGTAGTTCCGTTTGGACAATATTTTGCTCCAACGATATTATCATTGGCATTTTGGGTAAAAACAGTGTCTAAAGGCGAAGGTACTAATGGATTTTGGATCAAATTATAATTGACCACCCTTGAACACTCTCCAGGGCCTAAATTAATTGGAGAAATGACAGGACAAGTTGGCATCATGATAGCTAACTCCTGATGATTCTGATATATCCAGGGGATCAGTTTAGTAGATAATCTGTCTGGGTTTTCGACAAAATTTCTAGTACCAACTCCCGAATAGTGAGTCGCATTAGTATTTACAAGGCATGTAAAAATTAGGATAAAAAAAGCGAAATAATTTTTCATTTTTTTGTGTTTAAGGAATGAAAAAGGTTGAAATTTACTCACAATATAATTTATTTAAAATAATTATTAAAAGAAATAGAATTCATACTTATCTGATATACATACTTTTATAAATAAAAAATGATTCATATTTTAAAATTATTACATCTGTATTTGTATAGTGCAAACATTATACCAAATACTCATATGTATTTTACACCATTTATGGTAGAGTCATTTTCATAGGTGCATGTCATTTTTTCGCACTGTGTCATATTTCTTATCAGGCATCGTTTGTTCGTCGTAGCTTTTAACTTCGGAGCAATATATTAATGCATCTTGCCTGAATTGCAAAAAAAATTGATGATTTTTAATGTGAGGCGAAAAAATGAAATACCCCCTTCTATTATCTCTAATCTTTATGTCCGAGATTGATATAGGGACGTAGTCCTGGAATCTTTGTAGCAAAAATATCCACACACCATCACGTAGGGGCGTAGCCCTGTGATATTAAAAGACGTGGAAAATATAAGATGTCAGGGCTACACCCCTTATGTTTCAGGTGCTAATGTTTTCTACAAAGATGACAGAGCTACGCTCCTGCCCTGAAGATGGGAGTAATATATCTGCAGGATCGTGTCTCTAAAGCATCGTTGGTTCGTCGTAGCTTTTAACTTCGATGCAATATATTAATGCATCTTGCCTGAATTGCAAAAAAAATTGATGATTTTTAATGTGAGGCGAAAAAATGAAATACACCCTTCTATTATCTCTAATCTTTATGTCCGAGATTGATATAGGGACGTAGTCCTGGAATCTTTGTAGCAAAAATATCCACACACCATCACGTAGGGGCGTAGCCCTGTGATATTAAAAGACGTGGTAAATATAAGATGTCAGGGCTACGCCCCTTATGTTTCAGGTGCTAATGTTTTCTACAAAGATGACAGAGCTACGCTCCTGCCCTGAAGATGGGAGTAATTTTTCTTCAGGATCATGTCTCAAAAGCATCGTTTGTTCGTCGTAGCTTTTAACTTCGATGCAATATATTAATGCATCTTGCCTGAATTGCAAAAAAAAAATGATGATTTTTAATGTGAGGCGAAAAAATGAAATACACCCTTTTCAATATGCTTTCAGATGACACTTTATTGGCAGACATTTGAAATTGAAAGTCACTCCTCACTCAACGGCTCCTAGTCATCTATTTTGGTGCGCAGGATGATAGTTTGTGTCTTGGTTTGTAAATTATACTATGTTTGTCTATAATGTAGTGGCAATCGGTGTAAAAGGAAATTTTATTCCTACTTTTACATCTTACTTATCTAACGGATATATGTTCAATTGTAAAAATTGCAATAGTGCCATCGACGAGTCAGCACTTTATTGTAGCCAATGCGGTCAAAAAAGAAATGCACACCTACTCACCATAAAAGAGCTATTTAGCAACTTTTGGAGTTCATTATTTAATTTAGACAACACGTTATTCAAAACATTGAAGTACATCTGGGCCCCGTGGAAACTAACAGAGTATTATGTTGCTGGCAAAAGACAATCTTTCTTTAATCCTATGCGATTGTTTCTGGTAACCTTACTGTTCCATTTTGGATATCTTGTGTCATTGACATCTATTGACAATAATAAAATCAAATCGAATGATGAATACCGCATACTGGAGCGCTCAGAACTTTACAAAAAATTTAAAGATGAAAAAATTGAGTTTGGTGATAAGAGTCAAATCCAACCATTTGCTGATTCATTAGAAAACCGACTCTTCGATGGTGTATTACTACCTGAACAGGACACTCTGATGCAAGAAGAAATTTTTGGAAAAATATATCCGGTTACCAGAAAAGATGCTATTGATTTACCTATTGATTCAATCTACAAAAAGTACAATATCTCAACATTTCCAGAAAAAATAGCCATCAAACAATACATTAAAATCAACTTGGACCGGGCCGGAACCTTAAAGTATGCTCTTGGAAATGCAGCCTGGGGTTTATTGGTTGCAGTTTTGTTGTTAGGATGGTTGTATAAGCTGATATACATCCGGCACAAGAAGTATTATGTAGAACATCTGGTTTTTTGGATGAATGTACACTCTCTGCTTTTTATAATCGTCACATTGATCGTTTTTCTTTCACGGAATTATTTCTCAGACGAAGACAAGATGTCTGAGTTTATTTCAGTATCATTAACCATTTTGTTACCTTTGCTGCTCTATGTATCAATATATAAATATTATAAACAGGGGATTTTCAAAACATTTGTGAAATTTTGTATTACATCAGGATTTTACATTATGATAGGATTAACAGTTGTGTCGATCGTAAGTCTTATGAGCCTTATATTTTTCTGATGGTCGATTCAAACCATCATTGACGTTTCAGAATGGTTTCAACATTAATTTGTAAAAAGAATGTGACTGGATATTTTTGGCAAAATTGACTTATCTTTGACCATTTATTGGCCTCTACAAAATATTAAGACATGCGGATCAACTATTTCATAAATATGTATGTTAACCATTCTTAACAATTTAAATGAAGTTTTTAATTAAAGCATTTCTTGCACTTTATATTGCAACTATTAGTTGTCCGTGCGGACTCACAGGTCATCAATTTTGTGAGCATCAGGATCATGTTTTAATTCAAGACAGGGACGGCATTCGTACACTAAGATTGAAGGAAGATCCAACAAAGATAAGTATTGACACTGTAAAAGTGACCCAAAAAATATAAACAAACCGTTACAGGGCAAATCCTGAATAGAGACATTTACTCAAGCTTTCTGAATGCCTTAAGACGATAAAAATTACGTCGTTACAAAAAACATAAAGTAACAATCTGTCTCAAATGATAAAATTTGAAAACTACTCTGACATTGACTTGGCAAACATATTATTAAAAACTACCATCTGATTTAAAAAAAATGAGCATCTTTGCTGAATGAACCATTATGGAAAATGAAATTGGTCAAACAACAAGTTGATTCTTATAAAATTCTGGGTGTAGATCCAGGTACCAATATCCTGGGTTATGCGGTGCTTGAAGTTCATGGTTCAAACTTAAAAGTGCTGAATTTCGGGGTATTCCATCTAGATAAATATGAAGATCATCATGAAAAATTAAAGGAAATTTTTCTCCAACTTCAAGAAATTATAGAATCTTACTTACCCAAACAATTAGCAATAGAAGCACCTTTTTATGGTAAAAATGTACAATCCATGCTTAAACTGGGACGAGCACAAGGTGTAGCTATGGCTGCTGCTATGACCATGGGATTGGAAATTCAGGAATATGCTCCCAAAAAAATCAAACAATCCATCACCGGTAACGGAAATGCTTCAAAAGAGCAAGTGGCTGCTATGTTGGAGAGTATATTGAAAATCAAAATAACATCCAAACATTTTGACGCGACTGATGCGCTTGGAGTAGCGGTAACCCACTTCAATCAGACAGGAAGTATCACTGGCGGAAGTAAAAAGCATTCCGGTTGGGCATCCTTCATCAAAGAAAATCCTGATAAAGTGAAAAAGTGAGTGATTATAGATATTCCATGATTGATACGATCACCTGCGAATCTCATTCCGGAATTTTAGGCATATTGTTAAGTTTTAATTAAATTTGCAGCTTCAAAAGCGACTTTATAATCACAAAAATGCAATATAATAAAAGTAATAGGCTCGACCAACTTAGTTATGCTATACGCGGGCCAATTTTTGACAAGGCCCAGCAGTTGGAAGCAACAGGACAGAAAATCATACAGCTCAATATAGGAAACCCGGCACCTTTTGGTTTTGATGTACCTGATGAGATAGTACATGATATGATTTTGAACCTTAGAAATGCTCAGGGATATTCGCATCATATGGGTATTTTTTCTGCCAGAAAGGCGGTGATGCATTATACGCAGCAACAAGGAATAAAAGGTGTCACCATAGATGATATCTATATCGGTAATGGAGTGAGCGAACTTATCATCATGAGTATGCAGGCAGTCGTCAATGACGGTGATGAGATATTGGTGCCATCGCCTGATTATCCACTCTGGACCACAGCTATTGCACTGGCAGGTGGTAAACCTGTACATTATATATGTGACGAAGATTCGGATTGGAATCCGGATATTCAGGATATCACTTCAAAAATCTCCTCAAAAACAAAAGGTATAGTACTGATCAATCCCAATAATCCTACTGGTGCCGTGTACGAAAAAGATGTCATCACTGAGATCATAAAAATTGCACAGGAAAAAAAATTGATCCTTTTTTCGGATGAAATATATGACAAAGTGCTTTTTGACAATCATAAGCATCACCCCACTGCAGCCTTGAGTGACGATGTCCTGGTATTTACTTATGGTGGTCTATCCAAAAATTACCGGGCAGCAGGATTCAGAGGAGGCTGGCTGATTTTGAGTGGCCCTGTCCATAGAGCAAAATCTATAGCAGAAGGACTCAATTTACTGGCAAGCATGAGATTGTGCGCCAATGTTCCAACACAATTTGGTATACAGACAGCTTTGGGAGGATATCAGAGTATTGATGATCTTGTGTCTCCTGAAGGCAGACTCACTCAACAAAGGGATTTGATACATTACTTGATTACTGATATCCCTGGTGTGACTTGCGTAAAACCAAAAGGAGCCCTGTACTTGTTTCCGAAAATAGATATGAAAAAATTTAATTTTATTGATGATGAAGATTTTGCTTACAGACTATTGGAAGAGAAACATGTACTTATCGTTCCGGGTTCAGGCTTCAATCATCAGGACAAATCACATTTCAGAATTGTTTTTCTACCACCTACTGAAGAATTGAAGCAAGCCGGAAAATTAATATCTCAATTTTTTGATCTTTCATTGTTACCTCAGAAAACTGTAAAAACAGTAAAATAAATAAGATTTACCAAAAGTAAAATGCTGCATCTTTCCATTGTTATTTATTTTCTTGTGACTTTGGGTGTGGGTTTTTACGCATCCCGAAGAGTAAAAAATGCAGGCGACTTCATCAACGCCGGTAGAAATCTGCACCCTGCACTAAATACCGCGGCATTGTTTGCTTTATGGTTTGGCAGTGAAACTGTATTTGGAGCGAGTTCAGAATTTGCCAGCCACGGATTCATTGGAGTGATCGAAGATCCGTTAGGCGGTGTGTTATGCCTTCTTTTGGTGGGTTTATTTTTTTCCAGACGACTCTATGCATTGAATGTATATACTATTGGAGATTTATTCAGAAAGAATTATGGCCCTAAAATAGAGATGTTCAGTTCGGCACTCATGATAGTAAGTTTTGTAGGATATGCTGCTGCACAGGTAGTAGCATTAGGGCTGATTTCTCAATCCTTATTGGGTCTAAGCCTCCAAACCGGCATGCTGATCAGTGTCTCAGTTGTAGTACTGTATACTTTTACTGGTGGGATGTGGGCCGTGTCTGTCACAGACTTTATTCAAAGCATCTTGATAGTAGTAGGATTGATGGCGGTGGCGTGGTATGTTACAGACATAACAGGTGGTGTCTTGCCAATTGCTAACAGTTTAACTCCGGAACAAACAAGATTTTTTCCGGAAAATAATTCTGTGAGCTGGCTTAACTGGCTCTCAGCCTGGATGGTGCTTGGATTTGGCAGCATAGCATCTCAGGACATTTTCCAAAGGATCAATTCTGCCAGAAGTAATTCCGCAGCTTTCTATTCAACCATATTCGGGGCTATTTTTTATTTGATTTTTTCGATGCTGCCGTTATATTTGATCACTGCGACAAAACTCATAGATCCTTCTCTCATGCAAGGAGACATCCAACTTGCCTTACCTCGGTTAGTACTTATGAATATGCCTTTGTGGGTGCAAATATTATTTTTTGGCTCCTTGCTCAGTGCCATTATGAGTACCTGCAGCGGTGCACTACTAGCACCGGCTAGTCTGCTTTCTGAAAACATCATTAAACCACTTCAGCAAAAAACAATCAATGATAAAAGGTTTTTATTATATACGCGGCTCTCAGTTATAATAATAGGATTGAGTGCTTATGTTCTTGCTCTAAGTAGCCAAAACATATTTGATCTGGTGGGCGAATCAAGTGTGATAGGGCTTGTTACTATTTTTATACCATTTGTAGCTACCTTGTTTTTTGGTCATACAAACAAAATGGCAGCCATTTCATCTATGTTACTCGGTACAATAGTCTATATTATTTTCAGAATATTCCTAATTTCAGAGATCAACCCATTGTTTCCAGGCTTTATTGCAAGTATTGCCGGCTTGGGACTAGGGCAAGCTATCAGTGTTTTTATTAAGAAAAAAGATTCGAACAATTATTAAATTTTATCTTTTGACTATTTATATGAGTAAAATCATAATACCGATTGACAAAAATCAAATGAATGGCTTTATACAGAATCTATTTTTGCCATGTCAAAACAATTGAAGGATATGTTTAAACTTAAATCGTC
Proteins encoded in this region:
- the ruvC gene encoding crossover junction endodeoxyribonuclease RuvC, which produces MKLVKQQVDSYKILGVDPGTNILGYAVLEVHGSNLKVLNFGVFHLDKYEDHHEKLKEIFLQLQEIIESYLPKQLAIEAPFYGKNVQSMLKLGRAQGVAMAAAMTMGLEIQEYAPKKIKQSITGNGNASKEQVAAMLESILKIKITSKHFDATDALGVAVTHFNQTGSITGGSKKHSGWASFIKENPDKVKK
- a CDS encoding DUF3667 domain-containing protein; protein product: MFVYNVVAIGVKGNFIPTFTSYLSNGYMFNCKNCNSAIDESALYCSQCGQKRNAHLLTIKELFSNFWSSLFNLDNTLFKTLKYIWAPWKLTEYYVAGKRQSFFNPMRLFLVTLLFHFGYLVSLTSIDNNKIKSNDEYRILERSELYKKFKDEKIEFGDKSQIQPFADSLENRLFDGVLLPEQDTLMQEEIFGKIYPVTRKDAIDLPIDSIYKKYNISTFPEKIAIKQYIKINLDRAGTLKYALGNAAWGLLVAVLLLGWLYKLIYIRHKKYYVEHLVFWMNVHSLLFIIVTLIVFLSRNYFSDEDKMSEFISVSLTILLPLLLYVSIYKYYKQGIFKTFVKFCITSGFYIMIGLTVVSIVSLMSLIFF
- a CDS encoding pyridoxal phosphate-dependent aminotransferase; amino-acid sequence: MQYNKSNRLDQLSYAIRGPIFDKAQQLEATGQKIIQLNIGNPAPFGFDVPDEIVHDMILNLRNAQGYSHHMGIFSARKAVMHYTQQQGIKGVTIDDIYIGNGVSELIIMSMQAVVNDGDEILVPSPDYPLWTTAIALAGGKPVHYICDEDSDWNPDIQDITSKISSKTKGIVLINPNNPTGAVYEKDVITEIIKIAQEKKLILFSDEIYDKVLFDNHKHHPTAALSDDVLVFTYGGLSKNYRAAGFRGGWLILSGPVHRAKSIAEGLNLLASMRLCANVPTQFGIQTALGGYQSIDDLVSPEGRLTQQRDLIHYLITDIPGVTCVKPKGALYLFPKIDMKKFNFIDDEDFAYRLLEEKHVLIVPGSGFNHQDKSHFRIVFLPPTEELKQAGKLISQFFDLSLLPQKTVKTVK
- a CDS encoding sodium:solute symporter family protein, encoding MLHLSIVIYFLVTLGVGFYASRRVKNAGDFINAGRNLHPALNTAALFALWFGSETVFGASSEFASHGFIGVIEDPLGGVLCLLLVGLFFSRRLYALNVYTIGDLFRKNYGPKIEMFSSALMIVSFVGYAAAQVVALGLISQSLLGLSLQTGMLISVSVVVLYTFTGGMWAVSVTDFIQSILIVVGLMAVAWYVTDITGGVLPIANSLTPEQTRFFPENNSVSWLNWLSAWMVLGFGSIASQDIFQRINSARSNSAAFYSTIFGAIFYLIFSMLPLYLITATKLIDPSLMQGDIQLALPRLVLMNMPLWVQILFFGSLLSAIMSTCSGALLAPASLLSENIIKPLQQKTINDKRFLLYTRLSVIIIGLSAYVLALSSQNIFDLVGESSVIGLVTIFIPFVATLFFGHTNKMAAISSMLLGTIVYIIFRIFLISEINPLFPGFIASIAGLGLGQAISVFIKKKDSNNY
- a CDS encoding T9SS type A sorting domain-containing protein; its protein translation is MKNYFAFFILIFTCLVNTNATHYSGVGTRNFVENPDRLSTKLIPWIYQNHQELAIMMPTCPVISPINLGPGECSRVVNYNLIQNPLVPSPLDTVFTQNANDNIVGAKYCPNGTTSYKRTFYNGKYTDIRINQITVGVYSSVNRPIITIRFTNTDGTLVYGSDQYTIPDLSLETHDIVPSSTIKIPARSTYIMEIICSQPGVSAFMLGRTFQASPLEAVISSCVGFNEFNSSANSFYFICTATPDDYRIVNTSTPPLNLLNSGSSFPVGTSDMSYAIYEPTVSTPTPCNFQIILYEFVSNNTSLACNDLVQVSLDDKCEMIVTPDMLLEGNHYGCYDKYKVQITGLNGQNLGNKVTKANLGQTLKTRITAPNGNSCWGEIFVQDKLGPVLQCGDIYATCAESLEPGTNLPSKIPVIANIANKSLNTEMKVIDIPVGNIPGSTINDLDVYLNIKHDRISDIAAEIVSPDGIVVPLFLRVTGCSGKDLSASFDQQAAGDISCSNTNQPAISGRIKSAGSLSLFNGKPLGGIWRVRVYDLVGGIVGTVEDVHLIFGQSGGKVSFPFAATSQVTSLGDRAFRVLGLDSCSTVHLTYEDTLVTESCTDTYAQVIDRCWTARDAAGNISRCCQRIYVYRNSLSALVFPPNYDGTPGNRPPLSCEVFGDSIPSVDTTGLPEGDFCGKVQVFSPVDVKIDICPKSYKLLRTFKVVDWCTGTVIVHNQIIKVMDNKGPQLECPPNDTISTDNYTCSSTYTVPRPKITKECSGAMSYKLEHLFDEVPFAEFGEVGVNQLTRTITGLPLGSNTIRWIVTDSCGNADTCSFKVLVRDDDRPSAVCDIFTVASITGGGKAIVLAETFDDGSTDNCGILKFEARKMSDSCGFGTVDFTPIVEFCCAEVNTSVMVEMRVTDVNGNSNTCMVEVKVQDKLPPYITKCPADITLECQADYKDTKITGWPEYVDNCAVDSVWYKDTDSISQCGTGVVFRLWTVKDKQNLRHSCPPQVITLIDSDPFDVNRNDPFDPSDDIVWPKNYFTSKCLAQLDPKNLPDSSAYPKITDDSCSLVAAHYKDQVFKFADGACEKILRTWTVIDWCTYKEAYENHHNEHDYIPGKYEYIQIIKLNNDVPPQFEFACIDRIIPSYGECSETVKFNMTAIDDCPEGNDSIRWRYELYTENGIVPIAIVNSRFFERTLTNGIYRVKWIIEDKCGNQAICEHKLTLVESKKPTPYCHTSLTTAVMNNNGSVEIWAKDYDRGGYDNCTHQDSILFTFFDALPVDTMLYREHYFKEKGKRATKAEYEAGNAQIWKPLQKSSGMFFDCSDIPNGKSQQLSLNVTLTDRAGNQDYCTIHLVLQDNSGVCPDSDQIVAGISGRVTINTLGKIGTDVIIESNAPEASKTIRTDAGGQYSFNALPVNYNYTVRIEDDRDILNGVTTLDLVMIQRHILGIEEFNDAKKTIAADIDNSQKITAADLVAMRKVILGITNSFPNSQKSWRFVTSDFIPAGNISPFPYNEKYEFKNLTEVKTNQNFFAIKIGDINHSAKVNVNETQTEPRSNKILTLETEVKKVSGSDEILIPVYSGSFGDLLGYQFTMHFDYKNLDFLEVIPGAVNVTDQNFGFQMLDKGMIPTSWNSGLPVKINTSEPLFTLKFRNKGKLLIVNDLALSSTVTAAEAYDVDFRKMPVKLSQRTKDNVATTYELKQNVPNPFNESSQISFLLPESAFAKLTITDVAGKVIKVIEKAFDKGENHVLINKAELGATGILIYKLESGSFTDTKKMILLE